From one Henriciella marina DSM 19595 genomic stretch:
- a CDS encoding SPFH domain-containing protein, with product MDPSYIVVIVLAVVALILLVSAVKVVPQGYNFTIESFGRYTKTLTPGLTFIVPFYQRVGRRMNMMESVYDIPTQEVITKDNAMVSCDAVVFIQVINPVSAAYEVNNLQNAIQNLALTNIRTVVGSMDLDQVLSNRDEINARLLSVVDAATNPWGVKVTRIEIADLTPPADITEAMARQMKAERLKRAEILTAEGDKQSAILKAEGQKQSQILEAEGRREAAFRDAEAREREAEAEAKATAMVSEAIAKGDVNAVNYFLGQQYVMAFEKLAISQSNKTVIIPAEFSSLLGTIEGIRGLTSSASKAAAEPQGGAVPATRSRRDS from the coding sequence TCCTGCTTGTCTCGGCAGTAAAAGTCGTGCCGCAGGGCTACAATTTTACGATCGAGAGTTTCGGTCGCTATACCAAGACGCTGACCCCCGGCCTTACCTTCATCGTGCCATTCTACCAGCGCGTCGGGCGCCGGATGAACATGATGGAAAGCGTCTATGATATCCCGACGCAGGAAGTGATCACCAAGGACAATGCGATGGTGTCATGCGACGCCGTGGTGTTCATTCAGGTCATCAATCCGGTTTCGGCGGCCTATGAGGTCAACAACCTTCAGAACGCGATCCAGAACCTTGCGCTGACCAATATCCGAACGGTTGTCGGCTCCATGGATCTCGACCAGGTGCTGTCCAACCGCGATGAGATCAATGCCCGGCTCCTGTCTGTAGTCGATGCGGCGACCAACCCATGGGGCGTGAAAGTCACGCGGATCGAGATCGCTGACCTCACCCCGCCCGCCGATATCACGGAAGCCATGGCGCGCCAGATGAAGGCCGAACGCCTGAAACGGGCTGAAATCCTGACGGCGGAAGGCGACAAACAGTCGGCGATCCTGAAGGCAGAGGGCCAGAAGCAATCGCAGATCCTTGAAGCAGAAGGCCGGCGTGAAGCGGCTTTCCGCGACGCAGAGGCGCGTGAGCGGGAGGCTGAGGCCGAAGCCAAGGCGACCGCGATGGTGTCAGAAGCGATCGCCAAGGGCGACGTGAACGCCGTCAATTACTTCCTCGGCCAGCAATATGTCATGGCCTTCGAGAAGCTTGCGATCTCGCAGAGCAACAAGACGGTTATCATCCCGGCAGAGTTCAGCTCGCTCCTCGGAACGATCGAGGGCATCCGCGGCCTGACATCCAGTGCGAGCAAAGCCGCCGCCGAACCTCAAGGCGGCGCGGTACCGGCCACGCGCTCCCGGAGAGACAGCTGA
- a CDS encoding NfeD family protein yields the protein MDALLDLVWPTTAWHWLVLALVLLGIEIILGTFDFLWVSVAAGATAMFAAFALIGSHSWQGQFLFFAVAAVGLIVLGRTVFADMRAKIVDHPTLNRLMDRTLGKRATVIAGFSDGRGRVRLGDTEWPAETTDGSNPSSGSSVIVDGTEGNGLKVRPD from the coding sequence ATGGATGCATTGCTCGATCTTGTCTGGCCGACCACCGCCTGGCACTGGCTGGTGCTTGCACTCGTCCTGCTCGGCATCGAAATCATCCTCGGCACATTCGACTTTCTTTGGGTCTCTGTCGCAGCGGGAGCCACGGCAATGTTCGCGGCGTTCGCGCTGATCGGCAGCCATAGCTGGCAAGGACAATTCCTCTTCTTCGCGGTGGCAGCCGTTGGTCTCATCGTACTTGGCCGAACAGTCTTTGCGGATATGCGCGCGAAGATCGTCGATCACCCGACGCTTAACCGTCTGATGGACAGAACGCTCGGCAAGCGGGCGACCGTGATTGCGGGCTTTTCCGATGGTCGCGGGCGGGTGCGTCTTGGCGATACCGAATGGCCAGCCGAAACCACTGACGGCAGCAATCCATCCAGCGGATCGTCTGTCATCGTCGATGGCACCGAAGGCAATGGTTTGAAGGTCAGGCCAGACTGA
- the xseA gene encoding exodeoxyribonuclease VII large subunit, protein MSEESPSNVTEFSVSELAGELKKTIETSFDHVRVRGELGRVTLARSGHMYADIKDDKAVLNTVMWKGSVSRLPFKPEEGLEVVAEGRLSIYQGRSNYQLIADFMRPAGAGALMALLEERKKKLAAEGLFDERHKKPLPYLPRTVGVVTSPTGAVIRDILHRIRERFPVRVIVWPALVQGDRAAAQIEAGIRGFNAMPPGDRPDVLIVGRGGGSIEDLWPFNEESVVRAAFESEIPLISAVGHETDTTLIDYVSDARAPTPTGAAEIAVPVRNDLIMAVEERAQSLTRALSRRVRHDADRLRASRLPRLETLIAQKRQSLDYLDAGLRGGLSSAIKSKHIDLARCGSRLRTDPLSKDAREARRRLADTSKRARPALQRLIDTQRQQLSAKGNLLEALSYQATLARGFAVVRDEGGAILRSAKAVASGEHLTVTLGDGRIDARVLGEGVEKAPPPPTPLPKAKPAPAAPKKEPPQGDLF, encoded by the coding sequence GTGAGCGAGGAATCTCCCTCCAACGTCACAGAGTTTTCTGTCTCCGAACTCGCTGGTGAGCTCAAGAAGACGATTGAAACGTCATTCGATCATGTTCGAGTGCGCGGCGAACTGGGCCGGGTCACGCTCGCCCGCTCAGGCCACATGTATGCCGACATCAAGGACGACAAGGCCGTCCTGAACACGGTGATGTGGAAGGGCTCTGTCTCCCGTCTCCCCTTCAAGCCTGAAGAAGGCCTGGAGGTCGTCGCAGAGGGCCGCCTCTCCATCTATCAGGGCCGGTCGAACTATCAGCTCATCGCAGACTTCATGCGGCCTGCCGGCGCTGGCGCCCTGATGGCGCTGCTGGAAGAGCGCAAGAAAAAACTGGCCGCCGAAGGTCTGTTCGACGAGCGGCACAAGAAGCCCCTTCCCTATCTTCCGCGTACCGTTGGCGTGGTGACCAGCCCCACAGGCGCAGTCATCCGCGATATTCTCCACCGGATCAGGGAGCGCTTCCCGGTGCGCGTCATTGTCTGGCCAGCACTCGTGCAGGGCGACCGGGCCGCCGCGCAGATCGAGGCGGGCATTCGGGGCTTCAACGCCATGCCGCCTGGAGACCGCCCGGACGTGCTGATCGTCGGGCGCGGCGGCGGCTCGATCGAAGATCTCTGGCCGTTCAACGAAGAGAGCGTGGTCCGCGCCGCCTTCGAAAGCGAGATACCGCTTATCTCCGCCGTCGGGCACGAGACCGACACGACGCTGATCGACTATGTCTCGGATGCGCGCGCACCAACGCCTACGGGCGCCGCAGAGATCGCCGTCCCAGTTCGCAATGATCTCATTATGGCGGTCGAAGAACGCGCCCAGAGTCTCACCCGCGCGCTATCGCGCCGCGTCCGCCATGACGCCGACCGGCTGAGGGCCTCACGTCTGCCGCGGCTAGAGACGCTTATTGCTCAGAAACGCCAGAGCCTGGATTACCTTGACGCAGGCCTTCGCGGTGGCCTTTCGAGCGCCATCAAGTCCAAGCACATCGATCTTGCACGCTGCGGAAGCCGCTTGCGAACCGACCCGCTCAGCAAGGATGCGCGCGAGGCGCGGCGGCGGCTTGCGGACACATCAAAACGGGCGCGCCCTGCCCTTCAGCGGCTGATCGATACGCAGAGGCAACAACTCTCCGCTAAAGGGAATTTGCTTGAAGCCCTCTCCTATCAGGCGACCCTGGCGCGCGGCTTTGCGGTCGTCCGTGATGAAGGGGGGGCGATATTGCGGTCAGCCAAGGCGGTCGCATCTGGTGAGCACCTGACGGTCACGCTGGGCGATGGGCGAATTGATGCGCGTGTTCTGGGAGAAGGAGTTGAGAAAGCTCCACCTCCGCCGACGCCTCTACCAAAAGCGAAACCCGCTCCTGCCGCGCCAAAGAAAGAACCGCCGCAGGGCGATCTTTTTTAG
- the purD gene encoding phosphoribosylamine--glycine ligase, whose amino-acid sequence MKVLILGSGGREHALAWKIAQSPLVDEVFSAPGNPGMDKLGPCFDIDPTNLKDVQELALQITPDLIIIGPEAPLAAGVSDVLRARGFDVFGPSQAAAQLESSKGFAKDLMAKYGVPTAAYGRFSDLTEALDYLETVDGPYVIKADGLAAGKGVVIVESQEEAENTVEEFMTGKFGDASSEIVIEEFMTGEEASIFVMTDGEGAIYLPAAQDHKRVGDGDTGPNTGGMGAYAPAPVIDTRMMELVQALIVEPMLSGMAEDDMPYQGVLYVGIMVTKDGPKVVEFNARFGDPECQVLMAGLPGDIVPALLVCSTGGLVSSHASLCDMMGLSSFRPSATVVMASEGYPGPVTKGTIIEGVSRADELDDVTVFHAGTDVNEKNELTAIGGRVLGITATGNDLPTAISKAYEGVAAIAWPNGFFRKDIGHRVLK is encoded by the coding sequence ATGAAAGTTCTCATTCTAGGTTCCGGCGGGCGCGAACACGCACTTGCCTGGAAAATCGCCCAGTCGCCGCTCGTTGACGAGGTGTTCTCCGCGCCCGGCAACCCCGGTATGGACAAGCTTGGTCCGTGTTTTGATATCGATCCGACCAATCTGAAAGACGTGCAGGAGCTTGCGCTTCAGATCACGCCGGATCTCATCATTATCGGCCCGGAAGCGCCTCTGGCCGCCGGCGTGTCGGACGTGCTGCGCGCCCGTGGTTTCGATGTCTTCGGACCAAGCCAGGCGGCGGCTCAACTTGAAAGCTCCAAAGGGTTCGCAAAGGATCTGATGGCAAAGTACGGCGTGCCAACGGCCGCCTATGGACGGTTCAGCGATCTCACCGAGGCGCTCGATTATCTCGAGACGGTAGACGGACCCTATGTGATCAAGGCGGACGGTCTTGCCGCTGGCAAGGGTGTCGTCATCGTCGAGAGCCAGGAAGAGGCAGAGAACACGGTCGAAGAGTTTATGACCGGCAAGTTCGGCGATGCTTCCAGCGAGATCGTCATCGAAGAGTTCATGACAGGCGAGGAAGCCTCTATCTTCGTGATGACCGATGGCGAAGGGGCAATCTATCTGCCAGCGGCGCAGGACCATAAGCGGGTGGGAGACGGCGATACCGGCCCGAACACTGGCGGGATGGGGGCGTATGCACCGGCGCCCGTGATCGACACGCGGATGATGGAGCTGGTCCAGGCGCTCATCGTCGAGCCGATGCTGTCAGGTATGGCAGAGGACGATATGCCTTATCAGGGCGTTCTCTATGTCGGCATCATGGTGACGAAAGACGGCCCGAAAGTTGTCGAGTTCAATGCCCGGTTTGGCGACCCGGAATGTCAGGTGCTGATGGCGGGACTTCCCGGTGACATCGTCCCAGCGCTCCTCGTCTGTTCGACCGGCGGCCTCGTGAGCAGCCATGCCTCGCTGTGTGACATGATGGGCCTTTCCAGTTTCCGTCCGAGCGCCACAGTTGTCATGGCGTCTGAAGGTTATCCGGGACCTGTCACCAAAGGCACGATTATCGAAGGCGTCAGCAGGGCCGATGAGCTTGATGACGTTACCGTGTTTCATGCAGGTACGGATGTGAACGAAAAGAATGAGCTGACCGCTATCGGCGGCCGGGTTCTTGGGATCACTGCCACGGGCAATGATCTGCCCACCGCGATCAGCAAGGCCTATGAAGGCGTTGCGGCAATCGCCTGGCCGAATGGCTTCTTTCGGAAGGATATCGGCCACCGCGTTCTAAAATAA
- a CDS encoding PA2169 family four-helix-bundle protein, with protein MSNPNVDALNDVTKTLIDSQKGYQKVTEVADENHALRAKFQTLAAERGELITAFQTRVREYGGEPVTDGGAAGSVHRAWTDFTSLFSSDEKAALEAVDDGEEYLAERAESKLKEKDLDTSTVELLQRAHASAKHGEKFADVRT; from the coding sequence ATGTCCAACCCTAATGTTGATGCCCTGAATGACGTTACCAAGACACTGATCGATAGCCAGAAGGGCTATCAGAAAGTGACCGAAGTGGCAGACGAAAACCACGCGCTTCGCGCCAAATTTCAGACCCTTGCGGCCGAACGCGGTGAGCTGATCACAGCTTTTCAGACCCGTGTTCGTGAGTATGGCGGTGAACCGGTAACCGATGGTGGCGCTGCAGGTTCAGTCCACCGCGCCTGGACTGATTTCACATCGCTTTTTTCAAGTGATGAGAAGGCGGCGCTCGAAGCTGTGGATGACGGCGAGGAGTATCTGGCGGAACGCGCCGAGTCCAAGCTGAAGGAGAAGGATCTCGACACGTCAACGGTCGAGCTACTCCAGCGGGCGCATGCCTCTGCGAAACACGGTGAGAAGTTCGCAGACGTGCGGACCTGA
- a CDS encoding phosphotransferase family protein, producing the protein MADADNAQEMFSGTKEVAESHRFDESKLAAWMEANVEGYEGPLTVKQFKGGQSNPTYKLFTPKKVYVMRRKPPGKLLPSAHAVDREFRVINALYPTGFPVARPYGVCLDEDVIGTIFYVMDCVNGRILWDQTLPEYEPAQRRAIYEDKVRTFAALHNTDYKKVGLEGFGKEGDYCARQIHRWTKQYKASETMHIPEMEKLIDWLPKNLPKNEDTTIVHGDYRLDNMVLHPTEPKVIAVLDWELSTLGDPLADFSYHLMNWVMPSNDETRGSIANIKDLKAHGIPTLDEYVDMYCQHTGRQGMPDLNYYFSYNAFRLAGILQGIVGRVRDGTASNANAASNAERVIPLAQFAADRARMAGMEG; encoded by the coding sequence ATGGCCGACGCCGACAATGCGCAAGAAATGTTCAGCGGCACGAAGGAAGTGGCTGAATCTCACAGGTTCGACGAATCAAAGCTCGCAGCCTGGATGGAAGCGAATGTGGAAGGCTATGAAGGCCCGTTGACCGTCAAACAGTTCAAGGGTGGCCAGTCGAACCCGACCTACAAGCTTTTCACGCCGAAAAAAGTCTACGTCATGCGCCGCAAGCCGCCGGGCAAACTCCTGCCGTCTGCGCATGCGGTTGATCGGGAGTTCCGGGTCATCAACGCGCTGTATCCTACTGGTTTTCCGGTTGCGCGCCCTTACGGCGTTTGTCTCGACGAGGACGTAATCGGGACGATTTTCTATGTGATGGATTGCGTGAACGGCCGCATCCTCTGGGATCAGACGCTGCCAGAATATGAGCCGGCCCAGCGCCGCGCCATCTATGAAGACAAGGTCAGGACGTTCGCCGCTCTTCACAACACCGATTACAAGAAGGTCGGCCTGGAGGGCTTTGGCAAGGAAGGCGACTATTGTGCTCGCCAGATCCATCGCTGGACCAAGCAGTACAAGGCGTCCGAGACGATGCATATTCCAGAGATGGAAAAGCTGATCGACTGGCTTCCGAAGAACCTGCCCAAGAATGAAGACACCACCATCGTTCACGGCGATTATCGCCTCGACAATATGGTCCTGCATCCCACAGAGCCGAAAGTGATCGCTGTCCTGGACTGGGAGCTTTCGACGCTCGGTGATCCGCTCGCCGACTTCTCGTACCACCTCATGAACTGGGTGATGCCGAGCAATGATGAGACCCGTGGATCGATCGCCAACATCAAGGATTTGAAGGCGCACGGCATCCCGACGCTGGACGAGTATGTTGATATGTACTGTCAGCACACTGGCCGTCAGGGCATGCCGGATCTGAACTACTACTTCTCGTACAATGCTTTCCGCCTTGCTGGCATCCTGCAGGGGATTGTTGGCCGCGTCCGCGATGGCACGGCATCGAACGCGAATGCGGCGTCAAATGCAGAACGGGTCATCCCGCTTGCACAGTTTGCTGCCGACCGCGCCCGCATGGCGGGTATGGAAGGCTAG
- a CDS encoding OmpA family protein, with amino-acid sequence MEKMITGIRTASLVFAIGLAGCDGAVSAGDTSSSGSISSCVELAEGTYQFSDGLFIPASGIPEGEMGEASAGAPLQWAGRLQDDLRQDGFDWLSITSRRGLAILEGQVEDETRKIEAIEAASTAIGADPIAADATSIVIDNIEVDGGEAPVGAPLVSLPASPSLAACEAAFAGTLSARTVEFSANNSSISEDSLMVADALAGIALLCDGYQIEIGGHTDARGAESFNERLSQTRADALRDYFIEHDVRSASLSAVGYGESQPIDTSQTTAAYARNRRIEFTLTEPEPDTADWRD; translated from the coding sequence ATGGAAAAAATGATAACCGGCATACGTACGGCCTCACTGGTGTTCGCGATCGGGCTTGCCGGTTGCGACGGCGCGGTGTCTGCTGGCGATACCTCTTCAAGTGGGTCCATCAGCAGCTGTGTGGAGCTTGCCGAAGGGACGTATCAGTTTTCTGATGGCCTGTTCATTCCAGCCTCCGGCATACCGGAAGGAGAGATGGGCGAGGCGAGCGCCGGTGCCCCCCTTCAATGGGCTGGACGTCTTCAGGACGATCTGCGTCAGGACGGGTTTGATTGGCTATCGATCACGAGCCGCCGCGGTCTCGCCATTCTGGAAGGGCAGGTCGAGGATGAAACTCGGAAGATTGAGGCCATAGAGGCAGCGAGTACAGCCATAGGGGCAGACCCTATCGCCGCAGATGCGACAAGCATTGTCATCGACAATATAGAGGTCGACGGCGGCGAAGCGCCGGTTGGGGCACCTCTGGTCAGCCTGCCAGCCTCACCTTCGCTGGCGGCGTGCGAAGCCGCCTTCGCCGGCACTCTTTCGGCGCGCACCGTGGAGTTTTCAGCGAACAATTCCTCGATCTCTGAGGACTCATTGATGGTCGCTGACGCATTGGCTGGCATTGCCCTCCTGTGTGACGGTTACCAGATCGAGATCGGAGGGCATACGGATGCACGCGGCGCTGAGTCATTCAACGAACGCCTGTCACAGACGCGGGCGGATGCACTCCGCGACTACTTCATTGAACACGATGTGAGGTCAGCGTCGCTGAGCGCTGTTGGGTATGGCGAAAGTCAGCCGATCGACACGTCGCAGACCACCGCGGCCTACGCCCGCAACCGGCGGATCGAGTTCACGCTCACGGAGCCTGAACCCGACACGGCCGATTGGCGGGATTAG
- a CDS encoding cytochrome P450: MSDTAVGQPPKTKKDPSREMSDAARATSDMIVNPEVYAHMDQLDSAFARLRAEDPVAWCEPEGFRPFWAVTKHADIMEISRQNKLFTNGEREMLSYEKAEERVYAQTGGPHLLKTLVQLDDPLHFKLRHLTQDWFMPHKVKTREEAIRKIAKEFVDRMEDMGGECDFQQEIALHYPLRVIMQILGVPVEDEPMMLKLTQEIFGAQDPDLMRDKSLSEGGDADKGLSSIQETLAQFFMYFTNITQDRRTNPKDDVSTVIANGTVDGEPIGQLEAMSYYIIVAAAGHDTTSASTGGGVLGMLNNPAQLKKMMDDPKGMSRTAVDEAIRWTTPVKHFMRTAQDDYELRGRKILEGESLLLCYPSGNRDEEVFDDPFEFRVDRSPNKIISFGYGGHMCLGMHLARLEMQAIYEELFSRIKSIELAGDPTFIRANFVGGPKSIPVRYKF; this comes from the coding sequence ATGTCAGATACCGCCGTAGGTCAGCCGCCCAAAACCAAAAAAGACCCGTCCCGTGAGATGAGCGATGCTGCGCGTGCGACGAGCGATATGATCGTCAATCCTGAAGTTTACGCGCATATGGACCAGCTGGACTCAGCCTTTGCGCGGCTGCGCGCTGAGGACCCGGTCGCCTGGTGTGAGCCGGAAGGTTTCCGCCCGTTCTGGGCCGTGACAAAACATGCCGACATCATGGAAATCAGCCGCCAGAACAAGCTGTTCACGAATGGCGAACGCGAAATGCTGAGCTATGAGAAGGCTGAGGAACGTGTCTACGCCCAGACCGGCGGCCCGCACCTCCTGAAGACGCTCGTCCAACTGGATGACCCGTTGCACTTCAAGCTGCGCCACCTGACGCAGGACTGGTTCATGCCGCACAAGGTGAAGACGCGCGAGGAGGCGATCCGCAAGATCGCGAAGGAATTCGTCGACCGTATGGAAGACATGGGCGGGGAATGCGACTTCCAGCAGGAAATCGCCCTTCACTATCCGCTCCGCGTGATCATGCAGATCCTCGGCGTGCCGGTCGAAGACGAGCCCATGATGCTGAAGCTCACCCAGGAAATCTTTGGCGCGCAGGACCCCGACCTCATGCGCGACAAGAGCCTTTCCGAAGGCGGTGATGCGGACAAGGGGCTTTCCTCGATCCAGGAAACCCTCGCCCAGTTCTTCATGTACTTCACGAACATCACGCAGGATCGCCGCACCAATCCCAAGGACGATGTCTCCACGGTCATCGCCAACGGCACGGTCGATGGCGAACCAATCGGCCAGCTTGAAGCAATGAGCTATTATATCATCGTCGCAGCTGCAGGCCATGACACAACCAGCGCCTCGACCGGCGGCGGCGTCCTCGGCATGCTGAACAATCCCGCGCAGCTGAAAAAGATGATGGATGATCCCAAGGGCATGTCCCGGACGGCCGTCGACGAAGCCATTCGCTGGACGACACCGGTGAAACACTTCATGCGCACCGCGCAGGACGACTACGAACTTCGTGGTCGCAAGATCCTCGAAGGGGAAAGCCTTCTTCTCTGCTACCCGTCCGGCAACCGCGACGAGGAAGTCTTCGACGACCCGTTTGAATTCCGCGTCGACCGCAGCCCGAACAAGATTATCTCATTTGGTTATGGCGGCCACATGTGCCTTGGCATGCATCTGGCCCGTCTGGAAATGCAGGCGATTTATGAAGAACTGTTCTCGCGCATCAAGTCGATCGAGCTTGCTGGCGATCCGACTTTCATTCGGGCGAATTTCGTCGGCGGACCAAAAAGCATTCCGGTCCGCTACAAATTCTAA
- a CDS encoding pseudouridine synthase: MTDRRETPRPGRRTKPQPSSNIDPDWSEGERIAKWLARSGVASRRECETLIEEGRVSVNGRKLTSPAFKVTGTETIKVNGKPVKAPEVTRLWRYHKPSGLITTTQDPAGRRTIFDELPKHLPRTVTVGRLDLTTEGLLLLTNDGELARTLELPRNEFRRRYRARAHGRVTPEKLAALRDGVTVEGVTYAPIIAELERETGANNWIKVELTEGKKREVRRALESVGLEVNRLIRTEYGPFELSDLEPGAVEEVPHKRLMELLGPMLPHQPAKTATSAVKKHKAAPKKGLNRRR; the protein is encoded by the coding sequence ATGACGGATCGTCGAGAGACGCCCCGGCCCGGCAGACGGACCAAACCTCAACCTTCATCAAACATCGATCCAGACTGGTCAGAAGGCGAACGTATCGCCAAATGGCTGGCGCGCTCTGGCGTGGCCTCTCGCCGCGAATGCGAGACCCTGATCGAAGAAGGCAGGGTCTCTGTAAACGGGCGCAAGCTGACGTCCCCAGCCTTCAAGGTGACCGGCACAGAAACAATCAAGGTCAACGGCAAGCCGGTGAAGGCGCCCGAAGTGACACGGCTCTGGCGCTATCATAAGCCGTCGGGTCTGATCACGACTACCCAGGACCCAGCCGGGCGCCGGACGATTTTCGATGAACTGCCCAAACACCTTCCACGTACCGTGACGGTCGGCCGTCTCGATCTGACGACCGAGGGCTTGCTCCTCCTGACCAATGACGGCGAACTGGCAAGGACGCTGGAATTGCCACGCAATGAGTTCCGCAGGCGCTACCGCGCGCGGGCACATGGCCGTGTCACGCCTGAAAAGCTCGCCGCGCTGCGGGATGGTGTAACTGTTGAAGGCGTCACCTATGCGCCAATCATCGCTGAGCTGGAGCGCGAGACAGGCGCCAATAACTGGATCAAGGTTGAATTGACCGAAGGCAAGAAGCGTGAGGTTCGCCGCGCGCTCGAATCTGTTGGCCTTGAAGTGAACCGCCTGATCAGAACCGAGTACGGCCCTTTCGAGCTATCCGACCTTGAGCCTGGCGCGGTCGAAGAAGTGCCTCATAAGAGGTTGATGGAATTGCTGGGTCCGATGCTCCCGCACCAGCCCGCAAAGACGGCGACTTCTGCTGTAAAGAAGCACAAGGCTGCCCCTAAGAAAGGCCTTAACAGGCGGCGATAG
- a CDS encoding DUF4345 family protein, which yields MSIYVLISAAALVFCALIGLGALFAPKWAQGVVRLVPDPAPGKPGGFSEFRATYGGLLFMLHITALVILLRVNSPVALFALMPIAAGWFGAGLGRLISHLADSKENRAPGMIPIWIAVEFALALAIASPVLHLG from the coding sequence ATGTCCATTTACGTATTGATCTCAGCTGCCGCGCTCGTTTTCTGCGCGCTTATCGGTCTGGGCGCTCTCTTCGCGCCGAAGTGGGCGCAGGGCGTCGTCCGACTCGTTCCGGACCCCGCCCCCGGCAAGCCCGGTGGCTTTTCAGAATTCCGGGCAACTTATGGCGGTCTTCTGTTCATGCTGCACATCACGGCGCTGGTTATCCTTCTCAGGGTCAACAGCCCTGTGGCGCTCTTTGCCCTGATGCCCATTGCGGCGGGCTGGTTTGGCGCTGGGCTGGGCCGGCTGATCTCGCACCTGGCAGACTCCAAAGAGAACCGCGCGCCGGGTATGATCCCCATCTGGATTGCTGTGGAGTTCGCACTGGCTCTTGCAATTGCCTCGCCGGTTCTTCACCTAGGCTAA
- a CDS encoding lysophospholipid acyltransferase family protein: MNDNNTTQYVRPKDIDNRSTWRQRLVWRLEAAAWDVIYWWPMTALGPDRASNFGGWLVKWIAPLLSQNKTVKRNLRMAFPDWSDDKVDQIAAASWESVGRTAGELPHLPKINPYQGDRVEVIHPERLDAIEQAEKGAVLISGHFANWEVMAAVICRRPVDCLVTYRALNNPHIDRRINKVRHDYGIGVLTPKGLGTRELMRALSAGRSVAIMNDQKFNKGLAIPFFNHDAMTAPGPARLALKYDVPLVPVSTVRTGPARFRTTIHETIRPEPGLEGEAAVRDCVEKITRFIEHQVRANPEQWFWQHRRWPKSAWKKAGV, translated from the coding sequence ATGAACGATAATAACACCACCCAGTACGTCAGACCGAAAGATATCGACAACCGGTCGACATGGCGCCAACGCCTGGTGTGGCGGCTGGAAGCAGCTGCATGGGATGTCATCTACTGGTGGCCGATGACGGCGCTAGGTCCTGATCGTGCGTCGAATTTCGGCGGGTGGCTCGTCAAATGGATCGCGCCGCTACTCAGCCAGAACAAGACGGTGAAACGCAACCTCCGAATGGCGTTTCCGGACTGGAGCGACGACAAGGTCGACCAGATTGCAGCGGCAAGCTGGGAGAGCGTTGGCCGGACCGCGGGAGAACTTCCGCACCTGCCAAAGATCAACCCGTATCAAGGCGACCGGGTGGAGGTCATCCATCCAGAGCGTCTGGACGCAATTGAACAGGCCGAGAAAGGCGCGGTTCTGATTTCTGGCCATTTTGCCAATTGGGAAGTCATGGCGGCAGTGATCTGCCGCCGGCCCGTCGACTGCCTTGTCACCTACCGGGCCCTGAACAATCCGCACATCGACCGCCGGATCAACAAGGTCCGGCATGACTATGGCATCGGTGTGCTTACCCCCAAGGGGCTTGGCACGCGCGAGCTCATGCGCGCCCTTTCAGCCGGTCGGTCTGTCGCGATCATGAATGATCAGAAGTTCAACAAGGGGCTGGCCATTCCCTTCTTCAATCATGACGCGATGACAGCCCCGGGGCCTGCGCGCCTCGCGCTGAAATATGATGTGCCGCTTGTCCCTGTTTCGACGGTCAGAACAGGACCGGCGAGGTTTCGCACGACCATCCATGAAACAATCCGACCTGAGCCCGGGCTTGAAGGCGAAGCGGCTGTGCGCGACTGCGTCGAGAAGATTACACGCTTTATTGAACACCAGGTCCGGGCGAATCCGGAGCAATGGTTCTGGCAGCATCGCCGCTGGCCGAAATCAGCCTGGAAAAAAGCTGGCGTCTAG